A single region of the Pyricularia oryzae 70-15 chromosome 4, whole genome shotgun sequence genome encodes:
- a CDS encoding 60S ribosomal protein L3, producing MSHRKYEAPRHGSLAYLPRKRAARHRGKVKSFPKDDPKKPVHLTAAMGYKAGMTTIVRDLDRPGAKAHKKEVVEAVSIIDTPPMIVVGLVGYIETPRGLRSLTTVWAEHLSDEVKRRFYKNWYKSKKKAFTKYAKKHSESKASSVTRELERIKKYCTVVRVLAHTQIRKTPLKQKKAHLMEIQVNGGSVADKVEFGHGLFEKPVSIDTIFEQNEMIDIIAVTKGHGFNGVTSRWGTKKLPRKTHKGLRKVACIGAWHPSHVQWTVARAGQMGYHHRTSVNHKVYRIGKGDAEDNAATEIDVTKKKITPMGGFVRYGEINNDFVMVKGSIPGTKKRVMTLRKSMFIHTSRKALEKVELKWIDTSSEFGHGAFQTPEEKKTYQGTLKKDLVASS from the exons atgtCTCACCGGAAGTACGAGGCACCG CGTCACGGTTCGCTGGCATACCTGCCACGCAAGCGGGCTGCTCGCCACCGCGGAAAGGTCAAGAGCTTCCCTAAGGATGATCCCAAGAAGCCCGTCCACCTGACGGCGGCGATGGGCTACAAGGCCGGTATGACGACGATTGTGCGCGACTTGGACCGCCCCGGTGCCAAGGCACACAAGAAGGAGGTCGTTGAGGCCGTTTCGATCATTGATACTCCCCCG ATGATCGTTGTTGGTCTGGTCGGATACATCGAGACTCCCCGTGGCCTGCGCTCGCTCACTACCGTGTGGGCTGAGCACTTGAGCGACGAGGTTAAGCGTAGGTTTTACAAGAACTGGTACAAgagcaagaagaaggccTTCACCAAGTACGCCAAGAAGCACTCCGAGAGCAAGGCTTCGTCCGTCACCCGCGAGCTCGAGCGCATCAAGAAGTACTGCACCGTCGTCCGTGTCCTCGCCCACACCCAGATCCGCAAGACCCCCCTCAAGCAGAAGAAGGCCCACCTTATGGAGATCCAGGTCAACGGCGGCTCGGTCGCCGACAAGGTTGAGTTCGGCCACGGTCTCTTCGAGAAGCCCGTCTCGATCGACACCATCTTCGAGCAGAACGAGATGATCGACATCATTGCCGTCACCAAGGGTCACGGTTTCAACGGTGTCACCTCGCGTTGGGGTACCAAGAAGCTGCCCCGTAAGACTCACAAGGGTCTGCGTAAGGTTGCCTGTATCGGTGCCTGGCATCCTTCCCACGTCCAGTGGACTGTTGCCCGTGCTGGTCAGATGGGTTACCACCACCGTACCTCGGTCAACCACAAGGTTTACCGTATTGGCAAGGGTGACGCCGAGGATAACGCGGCCACCGAGATCGACGTTACCAAGAAGAAGATCACTCC CATGGGTGGTTTTGTCCGCTACGGCGAGATCAACAACGACTTCGTTATGGTCAAGGGTTCCATCCCGGGTACCAAGAAGCGTGTCATGACTCTGCGCAAGTCCATGTTCATCCACACTTCGAGGAAAGCGCTGGAGAAGGTCGAGCTCAAATGGATCGACACCTCGTCCGAGTTCGGTCATGGTGCTTTCCAGACACcagaggagaagaagacctACCAGGGTACACTCAAGAAGGACCTCGTTGCCAGCTCATAA
- a CDS encoding RNA polymerase II transcription factor B subunit 1, giving the protein MAAVKGRASYKKKDGIVAVSDDRTVVSWTPTVTGTPALSIPIDTITNLQQTPDSAAKVALKIIVKATTEGGDPIAYLFTFTAPDEARAEANAIKDVLSNILATRSSDTGVVVKSSTPQPATNGNAANGSAAVSFASTASNNASKGPPRWFDDNQLRLDIALQQSLMKKDRTLHQTYMEARATKPESISDAAFNSQFWSTRTSLLRAHAIESSQKRATYNVLPTVKPYTDYEGKLKLNVTPQDIQMIFKQYPLVHRIHKEKVPKDMDEGAFWKGFFESNLARWLKGEDINPAQRNPVFDSHIRGDKQDALYFEKRMVDPHLPRIIDVQGNDENQGGAKGGNMPDALMRPNAERGAGARWLNAMSESLMSHTNPVDVGGTAAADGNENTYRELTLRDLNDDAPPDRIVLNVREQARFFDQEAGLLDDARAYEKQAPQVVLADYAKDLTSLGDAKAGGGIDLHKAIGVYDESGSDDDEEDSRKRPAHVGSRAARGTAQAHIWDGLGKRLAETQAQSEDEAAPLGLSMDLAQKAFITNATTTEFLKQFWNAFLSGDPDRAQELAHHVEALRRSVERIEAVAAEAEKAREQLNAQRRKQIVDEYNRTGRKLKFDPNSTKGGKKAVMALLGPTLSALSAAQGRYEEALVAEGIKPSTEE; this is encoded by the exons ATGGCGGCAGTCAAGGGGAGAGCGTCCTATAAAAAGAAGGATGGAATCGTCGCGGTCTCTGATGACCGAACGGTAGTTAGCTGGACGCCTACTGTGACAGGAACTCCTGCCCTTTCTATCCCCATTGATACAATTACAA ATCTACAACAAACCCCAGACTCCGCAGCAAAGGTTGCACTCAAGATCATAGTCAAGGCAACAACAGAAGGCGGCGACCCTATTGCGTACCTTTTCACTTTCACAGCCCCGGATGAGGCCAGGGCCGAGGCAAACGCCATCAAGGATGTACTCTCTAATATCCTCGCGACCCGGAGCAGCGACACAGGCGTGGTGGTCAAGTCCTCGACACCACAGCCTGCCACCAACGGCAATGCTGCCAACGGGTCAGCGGCTGTGTCGTTTGCGAGCACCGCGTCAAATAACGCAAGCAAGGGACCGCCTCGGTGGTTTGACGACAACCAGCTGAGGCTGGACATAGCCCTACAGCAGTCCTTGATGAAGAAGGACCGCACCCTTCACCAGACGTACATGGAAGCGAGAGCCACGAAGCCCGAATCCATCTCTGATGCAGCATTCAACTCCCAATTCTGGTCTACTAGGACAAGTCTGCTGCGCGCGCACGCCATAGAGAGCAGCCAGAAAAGAGCCACATATAACGTTTTGCCAACAGTGAAGCCATACACGGACTATGAAGGAAAGCTAAAGCTGAACGTAACGCCCCAGGATATCCAGATGATTTTTAAACAGTATCCGTTGGTACATCGTATTCACAAGGAGAAAGTACCCAAGGACATGGACGAAGGCGCATTTTGGAAGGGGTTCTTTGAAAGCAACCTCGCCCGGTGGCTCAAGGGCGAGGACATCAACCCGGCACAGCGTAATCCAGTCTTTGACTCGCACATTCGAGGCGATAAGCAGGATGCCCTTTATTTTGAGAAGAGAATGGTTGATCCCCACCTGCCACGCATCATAGACGTTCAGGGAAATGATGAGAACCAGGGCGGTGCCAAAGGCGGGAACATGCCAGATGCGCTCATGAGGCCAAACGCTGAGAGGGGTGCCGGAGCCAGATGGCTAAATGCTATGAGCGAGAGTCTGATGTCCCATACCAACCCCGTCGACGTCGGCGGCACAGCTGCAGCAGACGGCAACGAAAATACATACCGTGAACTCACACTACGCGATCTAAACGATGATGCACCACCGGACCGCATCGTGCTTAACGTAAGGGAACAAGCCCGCTTCTTCGACCAAGAGGCCGGCTTGTTGGACGATGCGCGGGCGTATGAGAAACAAGCACCCCAGGTCGTGCTGGCAGACTATGCAAAAGACCTGACGTCACTGGGAGACGCCAAGGCAGGCGGCGGCATTGATCTTCACAAGGCCATTGGGGTCTACGACGAGAGCGGaagtgatgatgatgaggaaGATTCCCGTAAGAGGCCGGCACACGTTGGCTCGCGCGCGGCGCGTGGCACGGCCCAGGCCCACATCTGGGACGGGCTGGGCAAGAGGCTGGCGGAGACGCAGGCGCAAAGCGAGGATGAGGCGGCGCCGCTTGGGCTGAGCATGGATTTGGCGCAAAAGGCGTTCATCACCAACGCTACTACGACCGAGTTCCTCAAACAGTTTTGGAACGCGTTCCTCTCGGGGGACCCGGACCGGGCGCAGGAGCTGGCGCACCACGTAGAGGCCCTGCGGAGGTCGGTGGAGCGGATTGAGGCGGTGGCAGCCGAGGCTGAGAAGGCGCGCGAGCAGCTCAACGCACAGAGACGGAAGCAGATTGTGGACGAATACAACAGGACGGGCAGAAAACTCAAGTTTGACCCCAACAGCACCAAGGGCGGTAAGAAGGCGGTTATGGCGCTCCTCGGGCCCACGCTGAGCGCTCTGAGTGCTGCCCAGGGTAGGTATGAAGAGGCTCTGGTGGCGGAGGGCATTAAGCCTTCAACGGAGGAATGA
- a CDS encoding katanin p60 ATPase-containing subunit: MHRAGSRAISARAVSGSRPPGLGLGRDLGLSAARCDVLNTAQRCIRLQCASDKSFPRTWSRLYSSSSPAAAAASPSAPDPPQESQPPMPPPDEPGAPFSPQDVSQFPPQPLRRSLRRAPRTTTSYPPVDLPSWFLDNYVTLAGEGLNYPADHCEKPHKLTEEMKRFREEGELSEGDDFGLEGYVAAFKKAADAIQSHRPSEPGLQDHIELALSMGGRVLAAGFSQVYFAQHRDMEQMFRGRREQQNALNRLKRHLIDRDLTHRSLGRHAQGHLVQDGIDLEAIGFKTAVTAELTAAASLASRTLPGSTRRPVPVLRTERFAGAPLTRAVVEKAVERIGVDVIYLDAHVLAEIIGKYLGQDPYMNKGPYTMLGLNIETLNSRVMATPAGGPMLPFGEADGDSGIDPLARTESVVVGPEAIKTLRRLFHGDTDNKPDGNRWDDLKLGHILEQMLTAPEIKRSTKSLPYKDVSRPTVVHLHNFTELHKIKEGSFIVSKLRATVDRLLREQHKHIVLVGSTSPITGRLTPRDFGRMVMQPNTDLEIHEYLFAQPIPEEVQRRVSADGLKQINLTNLANLMEAMLGEEVVFRLNDENMADSTSATDFERTVFDHTMLYRVATRLIAKQKAGEPKKVYNQDDLYAELLEWQENMWHDLRRNSGYMEGGKGPKNSNAFTRVRLGDDDLPKFGALRGFLGGHGADEGEANEEYDKYEKQLLTGLVRAEDIRTTWEDVVCSPETKESLQAMTSLVLTRPEAFSYGVLAKERIQGCLLYGPPGTGKTLMAKAIARESGANVLEVSAASINDKYHGESEKHVRAVFSLARKMSPAVIFLDEADALLGSRSNSRGRGGFRETLNQFLREWDGLTEMKTFVMVATNRPFDLDDAVLRRMPRRILVDLPLKEARLKILQVLLRDEHLDDSVSLDDISSRTEMCSGSDLKNICVAAAMEAVKDEIKARDTSPDPDSHVFPDHRTLTVDHFERALKQIGASISGDMDSLKAIRKFDERFGDAQGRGNQKARNVMGFAVGAVPSRSGDARVRRSDSA, from the exons ATGCATCGCGCCGGCTCCCGCgccatctcggcgcgcgccgTGAGCGGCAGCCGACCGCCCGGCTTGGGTCTTGGCCGGGACCTCGGCCTTTCTGCAGCACGCTGCGATGTCTTGAATACTGCGCAGA GATGTATTCGGCTGCAGTGTGCTAGTGACAAGTCTTTCCCCCGGACTTGGTCTCGTCTGTACAGCTCCTCATCTCCTGCCGCTGCGGCCGCGAGCCCCAGTGCTCCAGACCCCCCGCAGGAGTCACAGCCACCTATGCCGCCGCCGGACGAACCAGGAGCACCATTCTCGCCACAAGATGTATCCCAATTCCCGCCTCAACCATTGAGGAGATCGCTGCGACGTGCCCCTCGGACTACAACATCATATCCCCCGGTGGACCTGCCCAGCTGGTTTTTGGACAACTACGTGACCCTAGCCGGCGAAGGACTCAACTATCCCGCTGATCATTGCGAAAAACCGCATAAGCTGACGGAAGAGATGAAGCGCTTCAGAGAAGAGGGAGAATTATCAGAGGGTGACGACTTTGGCCTTGAAGGCTACGTGGCTGCCTTCAAAAAAGCGGCAGATGCTATACAATCACATCGACCGTCGGAGCCCGgactccaggatcacattgAACTTGCACTGAGCATGGGTGGCCGTGTATTGGCTGCAGGATTCTCCCAGGTGTATTTTGCCCAGCACAGGGACATGGAACAAATGTTCCGGGGAAGGAGAGAGCAACAAAACGCACTCAACAGACTAAAGCGCCATTTGATCGACCGAGACCTGACGCATCGCAGTCTGGGACGGCATGCCCAGGGCCATCTCGTCCAAGACGGCATCGACCTAGAAGCCATCGGTTTCAAGACAGCCGTCACTGCCGAGCTAACCGCGGCAGCTAGCCTTGCGTCAAGAACCCTGCCTGGAAGTactcgccgaccagttcctgTTCTGCGAACAGAACGCTTTGCGGGCGCACCACTGACAAGAGCTGTCGTTGAGAAGGCCGTCGAGAGGATTGGGGTAGATGTGATCTATCTTGACGCTCACGTGCTGGCTGAGATAATCGGCAAATATCTGGGACAGGATCCATACATGAATAAGGGGCCATACACCATGCTCGGCTTGAACATAGAAACCCTCAACAGTCGAGTTATGGCGACGCCTGCGGGCGGTCCGATGTTGCCTTTTGGGGAAGCTGATGGTGATTCGGGGATTGATCCATTGGCACGTACTGAATCCGTCGTGGTCGGCCCAGAAGCCATCAAGACCCTCCGGAGGCTATTCCATGGCGATACAGACAACAAACCAGACGGGAATCGCTGGGATGATCTGAAACTTGGCCATATCTTGGAGCAGATGCTGACCGCGCCCGAGATCAAGCGTAGCACTAAATCACTGCCGTACAAGGATGTGTCTAGACCAACAGTTGTTCATCTCCACAACTTCACGGAGCTGCACAAGATCAAGGAGGGCTCGTTCATAGTGTCCAAGTTGCGAGCCACTGTTGACAGATTGCTGCGAGAACAACACAAGCACATCGTGCTAGTAGGTTCCACGAGCCCTATAACCGGACGCCTGACGCCGAGGGACTTTGGCAGGATGGTTATGCAGCCCAACACCGACCTGGAGATTCACGAGTATCTCTTTGCCCAACCAATACCGGAAGAGGTACAACGTCGAGTCTCAGCGGACGGCCTGAAACAAATAAACCTGACCAATCTGGCTAACCTTATGGAAGCCATGCTGGGTGAGGAGGTGGTCTTCCGGCTAAATGACGAAAACATGGCGGATTCTACCTCTGCTACGGATTTTGAAAGGACCGTCTTCGA TCACACCATGCTATACCGGGTTGCCACACGGCTAATTGCCAAACAGAAGGCCGGGGAACCTAAAAAGGTCTACAACCAAGATGATTTATATGCCGAGTTGCTAGAATGGCAAGAGAACATGTGGCATGATTTGCGCAGGAACTCTGGCTACATGGAAGGCGGCAAGGGCCCCAAAAATTCCAATGCCTTTACGCGCGTCAGactcggcgacgacgacctaCCAAAGTTCGGTGCACTGCGCGGGTTCTTGGGGGGCCACGGTGCAGATGAGGGGGAAGCGAACGAGGAATACGACAAGTACGAAAAGCAGCTCCTAACCGGGCTGGTCCGAGCCGAAGACATCAGAACCACCTGGGAGGATGTGGTCTGTTCCCCCGAGACCAAGGAGTCTCTTCAAGCCATGACCTCGCTGGTTCTCACCCGCCCAGAGGCTTTCTCGTATGGTGTTCTCGCTAAGGAGCGCATTCAGGGATGCCTCCTATACGGGCCGCCGGGGACGGGCAAGACCCTTATGGCCAAGGCAATTGCGCGCGAGTCCGGAGCCAACGTCCTTGAGGTCAGCGCCGCGTCCATTAACGACAAGTATCACGGCGAGAGCGAGAAGCATGTTCGGGCCGTCTTCTCCCTTGCCAGGAAGATGTCGCCCGCCGTCATCTTCCTGGACGAGGCCGACGCCCTACTCGGCTCTAGGTCAAACAGCAGGGGGAGAGGCGGCTTCAGGGAGACGTTAAACCAGTTCCTAAGGGAGTGGGATGGCCTCACCGAGATGAAGACATTTGTCATGGTGGCCACCAACCGCCCCTTTGACcttgacgacgccgtgctgcGTCGCATGCCCCGTCGCATCCTCGTGGATCTGCCTCTGAAGGAGGCTCGACTCAAGATCCTACAGGTGCTCCTCCGCGACGAGCATCTCGATGACTCTGTCAGCCTCGATGATATTTCGAGTCGTACAGAGATGTGCTCAGGCTCAGACCTCAAGAACATATGTGTCGCCGCGGCCATGGAGGCCGTCAAGGACGAGATCAAGGCTCGCGACACCAGCCCAGACCCAGACTCACACGTTTTTCCGGACCACAGGACCCTGACGGTTGACCACTTTGAACGCGCTCTGAAGCAGATCGGCGCCAGCATCAGCGGCGACATGGACTCGCTCAAGGCCATCCGCAAGTTCGACGAACGCTTCGGAGACGCCCAGGGACGCGGCAACCAAAAGGCCCGAAACGTCATGGGCTTTGCCGTCGGGGCCGTCCCTTCCCGATCGGGAGATGCGCGCGTCCGTCGCAGCGACTCTGCCTAG